The following are from one region of the Mycolicibacterium diernhoferi genome:
- a CDS encoding type I polyketide synthase has product MTINEHDRVTAKNSLNEGSLSGANALVDLLNAGEPYAVAFGGQGGAWLESLEELVSSAGIESELSELVGEAALLLEPVARELVVVRPIGFEPLQWVRALAAEEPLPDTQQLTTAAISGPGILLTQMAAIRALTRQGLDLMGTPPVAMAGHSQGILGVESLKAKGTRDAELLALLQLIGAAGSLVSRRRGMVGRGDKTPMVSVTNVDPARIAELLEEFSTDVRTVLPPVLSIRNGRRSVVITGTPEQLGRFELYCSKITEKEEAERKNKLRGGAVFSPVFNPVQVEVGFHTPRLADGVALVDRWAAQCGIDAELAHTMTESIFVNPIDWVADVEALYNAGARWIIDLGPSDTVTRLTAPVIRGLGIGIVPAATRAGQRSLFTVGAVPEVPAAWASYAPSTVTLPDGSVKLSTKFTRLTGRSPILLAGMTPTTVDAKIVAAAANAGHWAELAGGGQVTEKIFEDRVAELTQLLEPGRAIQFNSLFLDPYLWKLQLGGKRIVQKARQSGAPIDGVIVTAGIPELDEAVALIEELNEIGIAHVVFKPGTVDQIKAVIKIAAEVPDKDVIAHIEGGRAGGHHSWEDLDDLLLSTYADLRKLSNITICVGGGIGTPERAAEYLAGRWSEQYGFPLMPVDGILVGTAAMATLEATTSPAVKQLLVDTTGTDQWVGAGKAQGGMASGRSQLGADIHEIDNTASRCGRLLDEVAGDADAVAERRDEIIAAMADTAKPYFGDVADMTYLQWLDRYVELAIGDGDSTADTKADGSPWLDVTWRDRFAEMLKRAEARLHPSDSGPIETLFPATPEGEALLEHPAAAVDILLNRYPDAEDIKLHPADVPFFTTLCKTPGKPVNFVPVIDKDVRRWWRSDSLWQAHDARYTADQVCVIPGTAAVAGITRVDEPVGELLDRFEQAAIDEVVASGATPVPVVSRRQADPAVTGPIGVVLDSPDVLWAGRTAINPVHRIGAPGEWQVNENRSAVHPSTGSRLELTDAGVTLSVPLSDIWIEIKLTLPAATVNGGMPVVTTEDAAAAMRAVLAIAAGVDGVDSLPAVVDNTATVTVGWDPEEVADHTGVTATFGAPLAPGLTLVPDALVGKCWPAVFATIGSAVTDAGFPVIEGLLSLVHLDHAAHLLTPMPKSVAELTVTATASDATDTEVGRVVPVSVVISDAEGTELARLEERFAIRGRTGAVELEDPVRAGGAMTDNATDTPRRRRRDVTMTAPTDMSAFAVVSGDHNPIHTDRAAALLAGLKGPIVHGMWLSAAAQHVVTATDGRATPPARLVGWTSRFLGMVLPGDEIEFRVDRVGIDRGAEIVEVTAKVGGDLVMAASAQLAAPKTVYAFPGQGIQHKGMGMEVRARSKAARKVWDIADKFTRDTLGFSVLHVVKDNPTSLIASGVHYHHPEGVLYLTQFTQVAMATVAAAQVAEMREQGAFVEGAIACGHSVGEYTALACVSGVYELPALLEVVFHRGSKMHDIVPRDEKGRSNYRLAAIRPSQIDLPDDDVTAFVAEIAERTGEFLQIVNFNLRGSQYAIAGTVRGLEALEEEIERRREISGGKRSFILVPGIDVPFHSEVLRVGVADFRRSLERVMPTDADPELLIGKYIPNLVPRPFTLDRDFIQEIRDLVPAEPLDEVLADYDTWRNERPRELMRKIVIELLAWQFASPVRWIETQDLLFIEEAAGGLGVERFVEIGVKTAPTVAGLATNTLKLPEYSHNTTEVLNAERDAAVLFATDTDPEPEPEEVSAPEASTEAAPAAAAPAAAPAPAAAPSGGPRPDDIGFDAADATLVLIALASKMRIDQIEPLDSIESITDGASSRRNQMLVDLGSELNLGAIDGAAEADLSGLKAQVTKLARTYKPFGPVLSDSINDQLRTVFGPSGKRPAYIAERVSKTWELGPGWAKHVTAEVALGTREGSSVRGGSMGGLHDGALADAASVDKVIDGAVAAVAARKGIAVSLPSSGAAGGGVVDSAALGEFAEKVTGPNGVLANAARTILGQLGLDNPVSAPEAVSDAELIDLVTTELGSDWPRLVSPVFDARKAVVFDDRWASAREDLARIWLLDESEIDTDWERLSQSFEGAGNVVGTQATWWQGKALAAGRNVHAALYGRAAAGAENPDKGGYANEVAVVTGASKGSIAASVVAQLLEGGATVVATTSRLDDDRLAFYRTLYRDHARFNATLWVVPANMASYADIDALVEWVGNEQTENLGPKAIHLKDAQNPTLLFPFAAPRVAGDLSDAGARSEMEMKVLLWAVQRLIAGLSHLGAERDIASRLHVVLPGSPNRGMFGGDGAYGEAKAALDAVVSRWKAETSWSQRVSLAHALIGWTKGTGLMGHNDAIVGAVEEAGLTTYTTAEMASMLLSLCNIESKVAAARAPIEVDFTGGLGEIEIDMAELAAKAREDMSAVADDESDEDESGIIRALPSPPRGYASAPPPAWDDLDIDPADMVVIVGGAELGPYGSSRTRFEMEVSGELSAAGVLELAWTTGLVKWEDDPKPGWYDTETGDLVDEAELVERYHDAVVAKVGIREWVEDGFLDADHSAPLLVSVFLDKDFTFVVSSEADAREFVKYDPEHTVIAPVPDSADWQVTRKAGTEIRVPRKVKLSRTVGGQIPTGFDPQVYGVTPDMASSIDRLALWNLVATVDAFLSAGFSPAELMRWVHPSLVASTQGTGMGGMTSMQTMYHGNLLGRNKPNDILQEVLPNVYAGHVVQSYIGSYGSMIHPVAACATAAVSVEEGVDKIQLGKADFVVAGGYDDLTLEAITGFGDMSATADTEAMRAKGISDAKFSRANDRRRLGFVESQGGGTILLTRGDLAVQMGLPVLAVVAYASSFGDGVHTSIPAPGLGALGAGRGGRESRLARSLAKLGVTADDIAVISKHDTSTLANDPNETELHERLAASMGRSKGAPLFVVSQKSLTGHAKGGAAAFQMMGLCQILRDGVIPPNRSLDCVDDELSHAQHFVWVREALNLGEKFPLKAGLVTSLGFGHVSGLVALVHPQALIAALPADQRADYQARANARVLDGQRRLASAIAGGPALYEKPADRRFGDETPEKRQEAAMLLDPDARLGADEYYSK; this is encoded by the coding sequence GTGACGATCAACGAACACGACAGGGTGACAGCCAAGAACAGCCTGAACGAGGGTTCGTTGTCGGGCGCGAATGCGCTCGTCGATCTCCTGAACGCCGGTGAGCCGTACGCGGTCGCGTTCGGTGGTCAGGGTGGCGCCTGGTTGGAGAGCCTGGAAGAGCTGGTGAGTTCGGCCGGTATCGAGTCCGAGCTCAGTGAGCTGGTCGGTGAGGCGGCCCTGCTGCTGGAGCCGGTGGCCCGCGAACTCGTCGTCGTGCGCCCGATCGGCTTCGAACCGCTGCAGTGGGTGCGCGCGCTGGCTGCCGAGGAGCCGCTGCCCGACACCCAGCAGCTCACCACCGCAGCGATCTCCGGGCCCGGCATCCTGCTCACCCAGATGGCCGCCATCCGGGCGCTGACGCGTCAGGGCCTCGATCTGATGGGCACCCCGCCGGTCGCCATGGCCGGCCACTCCCAGGGCATCCTGGGCGTCGAGTCGCTGAAGGCCAAGGGCACCCGCGACGCCGAACTGCTCGCCCTGCTCCAGCTGATCGGCGCGGCCGGATCGCTGGTGTCGCGGCGGCGCGGCATGGTCGGCCGCGGGGACAAGACCCCGATGGTGTCGGTCACCAACGTCGACCCCGCCCGGATCGCCGAACTGCTCGAGGAGTTCTCCACCGACGTGCGCACCGTGCTGCCGCCGGTGCTGTCCATCCGCAACGGTCGCCGCTCTGTCGTCATCACCGGCACCCCCGAACAGCTCGGCCGGTTCGAGCTGTACTGCTCCAAGATCACCGAGAAGGAAGAAGCCGAGCGCAAGAACAAGCTGCGCGGTGGCGCGGTGTTCTCGCCGGTGTTCAACCCGGTGCAGGTCGAGGTGGGCTTCCACACCCCGCGCCTGGCCGACGGCGTCGCGCTCGTCGACCGCTGGGCAGCCCAGTGCGGTATCGACGCCGAGCTGGCGCACACCATGACCGAATCCATCTTCGTCAACCCGATCGACTGGGTCGCCGACGTCGAGGCCCTGTACAACGCGGGCGCCCGCTGGATCATCGACCTCGGCCCGTCCGACACCGTCACCCGTCTGACCGCGCCGGTCATCCGCGGCCTGGGGATCGGCATCGTGCCGGCCGCCACCCGCGCGGGCCAGCGCAGCCTGTTCACCGTCGGCGCGGTGCCCGAGGTGCCCGCAGCCTGGGCCAGCTACGCCCCGTCCACGGTCACCCTGCCGGACGGCTCGGTGAAGCTGTCCACCAAGTTCACCCGGCTCACCGGCCGCTCGCCGATCCTGCTGGCCGGCATGACGCCGACCACCGTGGACGCCAAGATCGTCGCGGCCGCGGCGAACGCCGGGCACTGGGCCGAACTGGCCGGTGGCGGTCAGGTCACCGAGAAGATCTTCGAGGACCGCGTCGCCGAGCTGACCCAGCTGCTGGAGCCGGGCCGTGCCATCCAGTTCAACTCGCTGTTCCTGGATCCCTATCTGTGGAAGCTGCAGCTGGGCGGCAAGCGCATCGTGCAGAAGGCCCGCCAGTCGGGTGCCCCGATCGACGGCGTCATCGTCACCGCCGGCATCCCCGAACTCGACGAGGCCGTCGCCCTGATCGAGGAACTCAACGAGATCGGCATCGCCCACGTGGTGTTCAAGCCGGGCACCGTGGACCAGATCAAGGCCGTCATCAAGATCGCGGCCGAGGTGCCGGACAAGGACGTCATCGCCCACATCGAGGGTGGCCGCGCCGGCGGGCACCACTCCTGGGAGGATCTCGACGATCTGCTCCTGAGCACGTACGCCGATCTGCGCAAGCTGTCCAACATCACCATCTGCGTCGGTGGCGGCATCGGAACCCCCGAGCGCGCGGCCGAGTACCTGGCCGGACGTTGGTCCGAGCAGTACGGCTTCCCGCTGATGCCGGTCGACGGCATCCTGGTCGGCACCGCGGCGATGGCCACGCTCGAGGCCACCACCTCGCCCGCGGTCAAGCAGCTGCTGGTCGACACCACCGGCACCGACCAGTGGGTTGGTGCCGGAAAAGCGCAGGGCGGCATGGCCTCCGGGCGCAGCCAGCTCGGTGCCGACATCCACGAGATCGACAACACCGCCTCGCGTTGCGGGCGCCTGCTCGACGAGGTCGCCGGTGACGCCGACGCCGTCGCCGAGCGCCGCGACGAGATCATCGCCGCGATGGCCGACACCGCCAAGCCGTACTTCGGCGATGTCGCCGATATGACCTACCTGCAGTGGCTGGACCGCTACGTCGAGCTGGCCATCGGTGACGGCGACTCGACCGCCGACACCAAGGCGGACGGCTCCCCGTGGCTGGACGTCACCTGGCGGGACCGCTTCGCGGAGATGCTCAAGCGCGCCGAGGCCCGTCTGCACCCGAGCGACTCCGGTCCGATCGAGACGCTGTTCCCGGCCACCCCGGAGGGCGAGGCGCTGCTGGAGCATCCGGCCGCCGCCGTCGACATCCTGCTCAACCGGTACCCGGACGCGGAGGACATCAAGCTGCACCCGGCCGACGTGCCGTTCTTCACCACCCTGTGCAAGACCCCGGGCAAGCCGGTCAACTTCGTCCCCGTCATCGACAAGGACGTGCGCCGCTGGTGGCGCAGCGACTCGCTGTGGCAGGCCCACGACGCGCGCTACACCGCCGACCAGGTCTGCGTCATCCCCGGCACCGCCGCGGTCGCCGGTATCACCCGGGTCGACGAGCCCGTCGGTGAACTGCTGGACCGCTTCGAGCAGGCGGCCATCGACGAGGTCGTGGCCTCTGGCGCCACCCCGGTGCCCGTCGTCTCGCGCCGCCAGGCCGACCCCGCCGTCACCGGACCCATCGGGGTGGTGCTGGATTCGCCCGACGTGCTGTGGGCGGGCCGCACCGCGATCAACCCGGTGCACCGCATCGGCGCGCCCGGCGAGTGGCAGGTCAACGAGAACCGTTCCGCGGTGCACCCGTCCACCGGATCGCGGCTGGAACTCACCGATGCCGGTGTGACGCTGAGCGTTCCGCTGTCCGACATCTGGATCGAGATCAAGCTGACGCTGCCGGCCGCCACCGTCAACGGTGGTATGCCGGTGGTCACCACAGAGGACGCCGCCGCCGCGATGCGGGCCGTGCTGGCCATCGCCGCCGGCGTGGACGGCGTGGATTCGCTACCGGCCGTGGTCGACAACACCGCGACCGTCACCGTCGGCTGGGACCCGGAGGAGGTCGCCGACCACACCGGCGTCACCGCCACCTTCGGCGCCCCGCTGGCCCCGGGCCTGACCCTGGTGCCCGACGCACTGGTCGGCAAGTGCTGGCCCGCGGTGTTCGCCACCATCGGCTCCGCCGTCACCGATGCCGGATTCCCCGTCATCGAAGGTCTGCTGAGCCTGGTCCACCTGGACCATGCCGCGCACCTGCTCACCCCGATGCCCAAGTCGGTCGCCGAATTGACGGTCACCGCAACGGCTTCCGATGCCACCGATACCGAGGTCGGCCGCGTCGTGCCGGTCAGCGTGGTCATCAGCGACGCCGAGGGCACCGAGCTCGCCCGCCTTGAGGAGCGTTTCGCCATCCGCGGGCGCACCGGCGCTGTCGAGCTGGAGGACCCGGTGCGTGCCGGCGGTGCCATGACCGACAACGCCACCGACACCCCGCGTCGCCGTCGTCGTGACGTCACCATGACCGCGCCCACCGACATGAGCGCGTTCGCCGTGGTCTCCGGTGACCACAACCCGATCCACACCGACCGCGCCGCCGCGCTGCTGGCCGGGCTCAAGGGCCCGATCGTGCACGGCATGTGGCTGTCGGCGGCCGCCCAGCACGTGGTCACCGCGACCGACGGTCGTGCCACCCCGCCGGCCCGGCTGGTGGGTTGGACCTCGCGCTTCCTGGGCATGGTGCTGCCCGGCGACGAGATCGAATTCCGGGTCGACCGGGTCGGCATCGACCGCGGTGCCGAGATCGTCGAGGTCACCGCAAAGGTCGGCGGCGATCTGGTGATGGCCGCCTCCGCGCAGCTGGCCGCCCCCAAGACGGTGTACGCCTTCCCCGGCCAGGGCATCCAGCACAAGGGCATGGGCATGGAGGTCCGCGCCCGGTCCAAGGCGGCCCGCAAGGTCTGGGACATCGCCGACAAGTTCACCCGCGACACCCTGGGCTTCTCGGTGTTGCACGTGGTCAAGGACAACCCGACCAGCCTGATCGCCTCCGGTGTGCACTACCACCACCCCGAGGGCGTGCTGTACCTGACGCAGTTCACCCAGGTCGCCATGGCGACGGTGGCCGCGGCCCAGGTCGCCGAGATGCGCGAGCAGGGCGCCTTCGTCGAAGGGGCCATCGCCTGCGGTCACTCCGTCGGTGAATACACCGCGCTGGCTTGCGTTTCCGGTGTGTACGAGCTGCCGGCACTGCTCGAGGTGGTCTTCCACCGCGGCTCCAAGATGCACGACATCGTGCCGCGTGACGAGAAGGGCCGCTCGAACTACCGGTTGGCGGCCATCCGCCCGTCGCAGATCGATCTGCCCGACGATGACGTCACCGCCTTCGTCGCCGAGATCGCCGAGCGCACCGGGGAATTCCTGCAGATCGTGAACTTCAACCTGCGTGGCTCGCAGTACGCCATCGCCGGCACGGTGCGCGGGCTGGAGGCGCTGGAGGAGGAGATCGAACGGCGCCGCGAAATCAGCGGTGGCAAGCGGTCGTTCATCCTGGTGCCCGGTATCGATGTGCCGTTCCACTCCGAGGTGCTGCGCGTCGGTGTCGCCGACTTCCGGCGCAGCCTGGAGCGGGTCATGCCCACCGATGCAGATCCCGAGTTGCTGATCGGCAAGTACATCCCGAACCTGGTGCCGCGGCCGTTCACGCTGGACCGCGACTTCATCCAGGAGATCCGCGATCTGGTGCCGGCCGAGCCGCTGGACGAGGTGCTCGCCGACTACGACACGTGGCGCAACGAGCGTCCGCGTGAGTTGATGCGCAAGATCGTCATCGAGCTGCTGGCCTGGCAGTTCGCCAGCCCGGTGCGCTGGATCGAAACCCAGGACCTGCTGTTCATCGAAGAGGCCGCCGGCGGTCTCGGGGTCGAGCGGTTCGTCGAGATCGGTGTGAAGACCGCTCCGACGGTGGCGGGACTGGCGACCAACACGCTGAAGCTGCCCGAGTACTCGCACAACACCACCGAGGTGCTCAACGCCGAGCGTGATGCGGCGGTGCTGTTCGCCACCGACACCGACCCGGAGCCCGAGCCCGAAGAGGTCTCGGCACCTGAGGCGTCCACGGAGGCGGCCCCGGCCGCCGCGGCACCCGCCGCAGCCCCGGCACCCGCCGCGGCCCCCAGCGGTGGTCCCCGCCCCGACGACATCGGATTCGACGCTGCCGACGCCACTTTGGTGCTCATCGCGCTGGCATCGAAGATGCGCATCGACCAGATCGAGCCGCTGGACTCCATCGAGTCCATCACCGACGGCGCGTCCTCGCGACGCAACCAGATGCTGGTGGACCTGGGCTCCGAGCTGAACCTCGGCGCCATCGACGGTGCCGCCGAGGCGGATCTGTCGGGTCTCAAGGCACAGGTGACCAAGCTGGCCCGCACCTACAAGCCGTTCGGCCCGGTGCTGTCCGACTCGATCAACGATCAGCTGCGCACCGTCTTCGGCCCATCCGGCAAGCGTCCGGCCTACATTGCCGAACGTGTTTCCAAGACATGGGAACTGGGCCCGGGCTGGGCCAAGCACGTGACCGCGGAGGTGGCGCTGGGTACCCGTGAGGGTTCCAGTGTCCGCGGCGGCAGCATGGGCGGCCTGCACGACGGTGCCCTCGCCGACGCGGCCTCGGTCGACAAGGTCATCGACGGCGCCGTTGCCGCGGTCGCCGCGCGCAAGGGCATCGCCGTGAGCCTGCCGTCCTCCGGTGCCGCCGGTGGCGGCGTGGTGGATTCGGCGGCGCTGGGTGAATTCGCCGAGAAGGTCACCGGCCCCAACGGTGTGCTGGCCAACGCAGCCCGCACCATCCTGGGTCAGCTCGGACTGGACAACCCGGTCAGTGCGCCCGAGGCCGTCAGCGACGCCGAGCTGATCGACCTGGTCACCACCGAACTCGGTTCGGACTGGCCGCGTCTGGTGTCGCCGGTGTTCGACGCCCGCAAGGCCGTCGTGTTCGACGACCGGTGGGCAAGCGCCCGTGAGGATCTGGCACGGATCTGGCTGCTCGACGAGAGCGAGATCGATACGGATTGGGAGCGGCTGTCGCAGAGCTTCGAGGGTGCGGGCAACGTCGTCGGCACCCAGGCCACCTGGTGGCAGGGCAAGGCTCTGGCGGCCGGGCGCAATGTGCACGCCGCGCTGTACGGCCGCGCAGCGGCCGGTGCGGAGAACCCGGACAAGGGTGGTTACGCCAACGAGGTCGCCGTCGTCACCGGCGCGTCCAAGGGCTCGATCGCCGCTTCGGTGGTGGCTCAGCTGCTGGAGGGCGGTGCGACGGTCGTCGCCACCACCTCCCGGCTCGACGATGACCGGCTGGCGTTCTACCGCACGCTCTACCGCGACCACGCCCGCTTCAACGCCACGCTGTGGGTGGTTCCGGCCAACATGGCCTCCTACGCCGACATCGACGCACTCGTGGAGTGGGTCGGCAACGAGCAGACCGAGAACCTGGGCCCCAAGGCAATCCACCTCAAGGACGCGCAGAACCCGACGCTGCTGTTCCCGTTCGCCGCACCGCGCGTCGCCGGGGACCTCTCCGATGCGGGTGCCCGCTCCGAGATGGAGATGAAGGTGCTGCTGTGGGCCGTGCAGCGGCTCATCGCCGGCCTGTCGCACCTGGGTGCCGAGCGTGACATCGCGTCCCGTCTGCACGTGGTGCTGCCGGGCTCGCCCAACCGGGGCATGTTCGGTGGTGACGGCGCCTACGGTGAGGCCAAGGCCGCACTGGACGCCGTGGTCTCCCGCTGGAAGGCCGAAACGTCGTGGAGCCAGCGGGTTTCGCTGGCGCACGCGCTGATCGGCTGGACCAAGGGCACCGGGCTGATGGGTCACAACGACGCCATCGTGGGCGCCGTCGAAGAGGCCGGTCTGACCACCTACACCACCGCCGAGATGGCCTCGATGCTGTTGTCGCTGTGCAACATCGAGTCCAAGGTTGCCGCGGCACGGGCGCCGATCGAGGTTGACTTCACCGGCGGTCTGGGTGAGATCGAGATCGACATGGCCGAGCTGGCCGCCAAGGCCCGCGAGGACATGTCCGCTGTCGCCGACGATGAGTCCGACGAAGACGAGTCCGGAATCATCCGGGCGCTGCCCTCGCCGCCGCGCGGATACGCATCGGCACCGCCGCCGGCGTGGGACGACCTCGACATCGATCCCGCCGACATGGTGGTCATCGTCGGTGGCGCCGAGCTCGGACCGTACGGTTCCTCGCGGACCCGCTTCGAGATGGAGGTGTCCGGCGAGCTGTCGGCCGCCGGTGTCCTGGAGCTCGCCTGGACCACCGGTCTGGTCAAGTGGGAGGACGACCCCAAGCCGGGTTGGTACGACACCGAGACCGGCGATCTGGTCGACGAGGCCGAGCTGGTCGAGCGCTACCACGATGCCGTGGTCGCCAAGGTCGGTATCCGCGAGTGGGTCGAGGACGGGTTCCTGGACGCCGATCACTCCGCACCGCTGCTGGTGTCGGTGTTCCTGGACAAGGACTTCACCTTCGTGGTGTCCTCGGAGGCCGACGCCCGCGAGTTCGTGAAGTACGACCCGGAGCACACCGTCATCGCCCCGGTGCCCGACAGTGCGGACTGGCAGGTCACCCGCAAGGCCGGCACCGAGATCCGGGTGCCGCGCAAGGTGAAGCTGTCACGCACCGTCGGCGGTCAGATCCCGACCGGTTTCGATCCGCAGGTCTACGGCGTCACGCCGGACATGGCCAGCTCGATCGATCGATTGGCGCTGTGGAACCTGGTGGCGACCGTTGATGCGTTCCTGTCGGCGGGCTTCAGTCCCGCCGAGCTGATGCGCTGGGTGCACCCCAGCCTGGTGGCCAGCACGCAGGGCACCGGCATGGGCGGTATGACGTCGATGCAGACCATGTATCACGGCAACCTGCTGGGCCGGAACAAGCCGAACGACATCCTGCAGGAGGTGCTGCCGAACGTGTACGCGGGACACGTCGTGCAGTCCTACATCGGTAGCTACGGCTCGATGATCCACCCGGTCGCGGCGTGCGCCACGGCGGCGGTGTCGGTCGAAGAGGGCGTCGACAAGATCCAGCTGGGCAAGGCGGACTTCGTGGTCGCCGGTGGTTACGACGACCTGACGCTGGAAGCCATCACCGGTTTCGGCGACATGTCGGCCACCGCCGACACCGAGGCCATGCGGGCCAAGGGCATCAGCGATGCGAAGTTCTCCCGCGCCAACGATCGTCGCCGGCTCGGGTTCGTCGAATCGCAGGGCGGCGGAACGATTCTGCTGACCCGCGGTGACCTCGCGGTGCAGATGGGTCTGCCGGTGCTGGCCGTGGTGGCCTACGCCTCGTCCTTCGGCGACGGTGTGCACACCTCGATCCCGGCTCCGGGCCTGGGCGCCCTGGGTGCAGGCCGCGGGGGACGTGAGTCGCGGCTGGCGCGCTCGCTGGCCAAGCTCGGCGTCACCGCCGACGACATCGCGGTGATCTCCAAACACGACACCTCGACGCTGGCCAACGATCCCAACGAGACCGAGCTGCATGAGCGGCTGGCCGCCTCGATGGGACGCTCGAAGGGTGCACCGCTGTTCGTGGTCAGCCAGAAGAGCCTCACCGGCCACGCCAAGGGTGGTGCTGCGGCCTTCCAGATGATGGGTCTGTGCCAGATCCTGCGCGACGGCGTCATCCCGCCGAACCGCAGCCTGGACTGCGTCGACGACGAGCTGTCGCACGCACAGCACTTCGTCTGGGTCCGCGAGGCCCTGAATCTGGGCGAGAAGTTCCCGCTCAAGGCCGGCCTGGTGACCAGCCTCGGGTTCGGGCACGTGTCCGGTCTGGTGGCGCTGGTGCATCCGCAGGCGCTGATCGCCGCGCTGCCGGCCGATCAGCGGGCCGACTACCAGGCGCGGGCCAACGCCCGGGTGCTGGACGGTCAGCGGCGCCTGGCCTCGGCGATCGCCGGTGGTCCTGCGCTGTACGAGAAGCCGGCCGATCGCCGGTTCGGCGACGAAACCCCGGAGAAGCGTCAGGAAGCGGCCATGCTGCTCGATCCGGATGCCCGCCTGGGTGCTGACGAGTACTACTCGAAGTGA
- a CDS encoding DUF1906 domain-containing protein: MSLSRRDVLKYAAVAPAAFTLAAVAAAPPAGAAPLGVLLDYAAGVIGAADIRASGALGAIRYVSDRRPGGAWMLGKPIVLAEARDLYQAGLKIVSCYQYGKQDTADWLGGQQAGVAHAKRGWQLHTAAGGPIGAPVYASIDDDPSYAQYKTQVAPFLRGWESVLGRQRTGVYANSKTIEWALQDGIGAYYWQHNWGSPGRAAHPAAHLHQVEIDQRKVGGIGVDVNHILKPSFGQWD, from the coding sequence GTGTCGCTTTCTCGACGTGACGTGCTGAAATACGCCGCTGTCGCGCCCGCGGCATTCACCCTGGCTGCGGTGGCCGCCGCGCCGCCGGCCGGGGCCGCTCCGCTCGGCGTACTGCTCGACTATGCCGCCGGGGTGATCGGCGCCGCCGACATCCGCGCCTCCGGCGCACTCGGCGCGATCCGGTACGTCTCCGATCGTCGGCCGGGTGGCGCCTGGATGCTGGGTAAGCCCATTGTGCTGGCCGAGGCACGCGACCTGTACCAGGCCGGGCTGAAGATCGTGTCCTGCTACCAGTACGGCAAGCAGGACACCGCGGACTGGCTCGGCGGTCAGCAGGCCGGGGTGGCGCACGCCAAACGCGGCTGGCAACTGCACACCGCCGCGGGCGGTCCGATCGGTGCACCGGTGTACGCCTCCATCGACGACGACCCCAGCTACGCGCAATACAAGACGCAGGTGGCACCGTTCCTGCGGGGTTGGGAATCCGTGCTCGGCCGGCAGCGCACCGGCGTCTACGCGAATTCGAAAACCATCGAATGGGCTCTGCAGGACGGCATCGGGGCCTACTACTGGCAGCACAACTGGGGCTCGCCGGGCCGGGCCGCGCACCCGGCGGCACATCTGCACCAGGTCGAGATCGACCAACGCAAAGTCGGCGGCATCGGGGTGGACGTCAACCACATTCTCAAGCCCAGCTTCGGGCAGTGGGACTGA
- a CDS encoding MerR family transcriptional regulator, translating to MSVNEYRLGELAEISGVSPRNIRAYRERGLLDPPRRQGRSAIYDDYHLAQLRTIDELLGRGFTSAHIAEFFDTVRAGGSVAELLGLQREILRPGVEPERDAASATSTAGVRVGIDPNGPEGARLVALGVAQRSGSALLFTNPVVGRVLARSPDPLVYARVVLALVDAGRDGVEALADSVISAAEAEVVARYGALFPTPENIDDMSRWIADCTEFGHAVVADRLKRALRRRLVTAVSEFNAGLMADGAWPDPPS from the coding sequence ATGTCGGTGAACGAGTACCGGCTCGGCGAACTGGCCGAGATCTCCGGCGTCAGCCCCCGCAACATCCGTGCGTACCGCGAACGCGGGTTGCTCGATCCGCCCCGTCGACAGGGCCGCTCGGCCATCTACGACGACTACCACCTGGCTCAGCTCCGGACGATCGACGAGTTGTTGGGCCGCGGGTTCACCTCGGCCCACATCGCGGAGTTCTTCGACACCGTCCGCGCCGGCGGCAGCGTCGCCGAACTGCTCGGACTGCAACGTGAGATCCTGCGGCCGGGCGTCGAACCGGAACGGGACGCGGCGTCGGCGACGTCCACGGCCGGTGTCCGTGTCGGCATCGATCCCAACGGTCCCGAGGGTGCCCGGCTGGTGGCCCTGGGCGTGGCTCAACGGTCGGGATCCGCCCTGCTGTTCACCAACCCTGTGGTCGGGCGGGTGCTGGCGCGCTCGCCGGATCCGCTGGTGTACGCCCGTGTGGTGCTGGCCCTGGTGGATGCCGGCCGAGATGGGGTCGAAGCGCTCGCCGACAGCGTCATCTCGGCGGCGGAGGCCGAGGTGGTGGCCCGGTACGGCGCGCTGTTCCCGACGCCGGAGAACATCGACGACATGAGCCGCTGGATCGCCGACTGCACGGAGTTCGGGCACGCGGTGGTCGCCGACCGTCTGAAGCGGGCGCTGCGTAGGCGACTGGTCACCGCGGTTTCCGAGTTCAATGCGGGGCTGATGGCCGACGGTGCATGGCCCGATCCGCCGTCGTGA